Proteins encoded within one genomic window of Fragaria vesca subsp. vesca linkage group LG1, FraVesHawaii_1.0, whole genome shotgun sequence:
- the LOC101296423 gene encoding probable glucuronoxylan glucuronosyltransferase IRX7-like codes for MLEQNRAPKSRGFYVRMKLQNSKHGRPQDKGSFYTYCKWVLWLSLTLYFFSSYLISNHPNQNKPTTSLSKTHFSTLPSRALFESVIDNTTTALLKNKELFKGLKVFVYDLPAKYNTNWLSNDRCRTHLFAAEVAIHRAILTSDFFTSDPSRADFFLVPVYVSCNFSTVNGFPAIGHARTLIASAVQLIRTRYPFWDRNQGSDHVFVATHDFGSCFHTMENVAIADGVPDFLKKSIVLQTFGVKHKHPCQEVENVVIPPYVSPESVRKSLENAPADGRRDIFAFFRGKMEVHPKNVSGRYYSKRVRTNIWRKYNGDRRFYLQRRRFMGYQSEIVRSVFCLCPLGWAPWSPRLVESVALGCVPVIIADGIRLPFDDVVPWAEISLTVAEKDVGKLGTILEHVASTNLSAIQKNIWDPRVRRALLFHDRIQPGDATWQVLSALENKLARSYRRGSVSSE; via the exons ATGTTGGAGCAGAACCGAGCCCCGAAGAGCAGGGGCTTCTATGTCAGAATGAAGCTCCAGAACAGCAAACATGGCCGGCCTCAAGACAAGGGCTCCTTCTACACATATTGCAAATGGGTCCTCTGGCTCTCCCTCACCCTCTACTTCTTCAGCTCCTACCTCATTAGCAACCACCCAAATCAGAACAAGCCCACCACCTCTCTCTCCAAAACTCATTTCTCCACCTTACCCTCCCGTGCCCTTTTCGAATCCGTCATTGACAACACGACCACCGCCCTCCTCAAAAACAAAG AACTGTTCAAAGGCTTGAAGGTTTTCGTGTACGACTTGCCGGCCAAATACAACACGAACTGGCTCTCCAACGATCGGTGTAGAACCCACTTGTTCGCCGCCGAAGTGGCAATTCACCGGGCCATTTTGACTAGCGATTTTTTTACCTCTGACCCTTCCCGAGCCGACTTCTTCCTCGTTCCGGTCTACGTGTCCTGTAATTTCAGCACCGTCAATGGCTTCCCAGCCATTGGTCACGCCCGGACCCTCATAGCCTCCGCCGTCCAGCTCATCAGGACCCGTTACCCTTTCTGGGACCGGAACCAAGGCTCCGACCACGTCTTTGTCGCTACCCACGATTTCGGCTCTTGTTTTCACACAATG GAGAATGTGGCGATCGCAGATGGAGTCCCGGATTTTCTGAAGAAATCGATCGTTTTGCAGACGTTTGGGGTGAAGCATAAGCACCCATGTCAAGAGGTTGAGAATGTGGTCATTCCGCCGTACGTTTCGCCGGAAAGCGTCCGGAAATCGCTGGAGAATGCTCCGGCGGACGGCCGGCGGGACATCTTCGCGTTCTTCCGGGGCAAAATGGAGGTCCACCCGAAAAATGTCAGCGGAAGATATTACAGCAA GCGGGTGCGGACTAATATATGGCGGAAGTACAACGGCGATAGGAGGTTTTACCTACAACGGCGTCGTTTCATGGGCTATCAGTCGGAGATTGTTCGGTCCGTTTTCTGTTTGTGCCCTCTTGGGTGGGCCCCGTGGAGTCCGAGGCTGGTTGAGTCGGTTGCGCTTGGGTGTGTCCCCGTGATCATAGCGGACGGGATAAGGCTGCCCTTCGACGACGTCGTTCCGTGGGCGGAGATTTCGCTAACCGTGGCGGAGAAGGACGTGGGCAAATTGGGAACTATACTCGAACACGTGGCGTCAACGAACCTGAGCGCTATACAAAAGAACATATGGGACCCGAGGGTGAGGCGGGCCCTGCTGTTTCACGATCGCATCCAACCAGGGGACGCCACGTGGCAGGTTCTCTCCGCCCTGGAGAACAAGCTGGCGAGGTCCTACAGGCGTGGGAGTGTTTCCAGCGAATGA